One Rosa chinensis cultivar Old Blush chromosome 5, RchiOBHm-V2, whole genome shotgun sequence genomic region harbors:
- the LOC112163960 gene encoding uncharacterized protein LOC112163960, producing the protein MDKEWVWLPRSSSEYEQRALHFVKTAEKNLGYPAMILCPCKDCRNVSHQDSTTIFEHLVIKGMDSKYKKRSHWTKHGDQIVNAESVDHEATKDEAYNLYRAAYFMDEDSVQPTNSMDEATVQRQDDQFMKNLEDAETPLYPGCPNYTKLSAIVALYRLKSKSGLSDTHFNELLETIHGLLPKENILLKSLYSIKKFLKIFDMGFEKIHACENDCCLFRKEYKDLDNCPKYGASRWKKNKRTKEIRKGVPVKVLRYFPIIPRFRRMFRSAQMAEDLRWHFSNKSTDGKMRHPVDSLAWDMVNDKWPSFAADPRNLRLGLATDGFNPFSILSSKYSCWPVMLVTYNLPPMLCMKKENIMLTLLIPGPKQPGNDIDIYLQPLVEDLQLLWQNGVEAYDEFSKSTFNLKAMLMWTINDFPAYGNLAGCCTKGKKACPICGKNTHHRWLRFSKKFAYMGHRKFLTPSHPYRRKKSWFDNSVEHGSKTRILTGRNISLALKDFPNDFGKGGNKKRKRNNNEDDTSDVDDQNELSRNFYYVIIWT; encoded by the exons ATGGATAAAGAGTGGGTGTGGCTTCCCAG ATCTAGTTCAGAGTATGAGCAAAGAGCATTACATTTTGTGAAGACTGCTGAAAAGAATTTGGGATATCCTGCAATGATTCTTTGCCCTTGCAAAGATTGCCGTAATGTAAGCCATCAAGATAGTACTACTATTTTTGAACATTTGGTTATAAAGGGGATGGATTCCAAGTACAAGAAAAGATCACATTGGACAAAACATGGAGATCAGATAGTAAATGCTGAAAGTGTTGATCATGAAGCCACCAAGGATGAGGCATATAACTTATATAGAGCTGCTTACTTTATGGATGAAGATTCTGTCCAGCCTACAAACTCTATGGATGAAGCTACTGTACAGAGGCAAGATGATCAATTCATGAAGAACCTAGAAGATGCAGAAACTCCTTTATACCCAGGTTGTCCTAATTACACAAAGTTGTCAGCCATTGTAGCTTTATATCGACTCAAAAGCAAGAGTGGATTGTCTGATACCCATTTCAATGAGCTTTTAGAGACTATTCATGGCCTGTTACCGAAGGAAAATATTCTGTTGAAGTCGTTGTACTCGATTAAAAAGTTCCTCAAGATATTTGACATGGGATTTGAAAAGATTCACGCTTGCGAGAATGATTGTTGTCTTTTCAGAAAAGAGTATAAGGACTTGGACAATTGTCCAAAATATGGTGCTTCAAGATGGAAGAAAAATAAGCGTACTAAGGAGATCAGAAAAGGTGTTCCAGTTAAGGTTCTGAGATATTTTCCTATCATTCCGAGATTTAGAAGGATGTTCAGGTCTGCACAAATGGCAGAAGATTTAAGGTGGCATTTCAGCAACAAAAGCACTGATGGAAAAATGCGTCACCCTGTAGATTCTTTAGCTTGGGACATGGTTAATGATAAATGGCCTTCATTTGCAGCTGATCCACGCAATCTCAGACTTGGACTTGCTACTGATGGTTTTAACCCTTTCTCCATCTTAAGCTCCAAGTATAGTTGTTGGCCAGTAATGCTCGTCACGTATAATTTGCCCCCTATGTTATGCATGAAGAAAGAGAACATTATGTTAACATTGTTGATTCCTGGTCCAAAGCAACCCGGAAATGACATTGATATTTATCTACAACCACTTGTAGAAGATTTGCAATTGTTATGGCAGAATGGGGTGGAGGCTTATGATGAATTCAGTAAATCAACTTTCAATTTGAAGGCAATGTTGATGTGGACCATAAATGACTTTCCAGCCTATGGAAATCTTGCTGGATGTTGTACAAAAGGCAAAAAAGCATGTCCTATATGTGGCAAAAATACACATCACAGATGGTTACGCTTCAGCAAGAAATTTGCATACATGGGTCACAGGAAGTTTCTTACACCCTCACATCCATATCGAAGAAAGAAATCTTGGTTTGATAATAGTGTGGAACATGGTAGTAAGACTAGAATTTTAACAGGACGAAACATTTCTCTTGCTCTTAAAGATTTTCCAAATGACTTTGGAAAAGGTGggaacaaaaaaaggaaaaggaataaTAATGAAGATGACACCAGTGATGTTGATGATCAGAATGAGCTTTCTAG GAACTTCTATTATGTCATAATTTGGACGTAA
- the LOC112163961 gene encoding uncharacterized protein LOC112163961 — MKKVAMDPESRIQVQFNSLGEPYGEGSVSLSSFLGPLVREHVPVILEDWRNLGDDLKVPLWEEVQARYILDEEWQKDVIFKSMGCLWRASKSRLVHQIQAAKNKQERLRLKPNNIPTLAIWKKFVKTKTSPTFKAISDKYKALRRKQVPHTCSRKGMVRLAADMKRDSANPSSVSRVKVWIKSRTKKDGTPVNTAVGETIEKLREVESNSPSSSTTNVREDALSQVLGQDKPGRLSGMGGGVTISKLAFLQSRDKHVLQLGEQHTDMRSRIKHLESLVHKLIGHHESVNKNSKKKCNLLDFSGSGKIVAEGHWSSSDPGELVHFVPLGPNATRVWVDIPRVPTVSLWRPTSELHCIEDAIGTTIAWPSDKVVML, encoded by the exons ATGAAGAAAGTTGCTATGGACCCTGAGAGTCGGATTCAAGTTCAATTTAACAGCTTGGGTGAACCATATGGAGAGGGGTCAGTAAGCTTGTCATCTTTTTTGGGCCCTCTTGTACGAGAGCATGTACCTGTAATACTTGAAGATTGGAGGAACCTTGGTGATGACCTTAAAGTACCATTATGGGAAGAAGTTCAG GCAAGATACATCTTGGATGAAGAATGGCAAAAAGATGTCATATTTAAGTCGATGGGATGCCTTTGGAGGGCCTCAAAATCTAGATTAGTTCATCAAATACAAGCAGCAAAGAATAAACAAGAAAGACTTCGGCTCAAACCAAACAACATACCAACTttagcaatttggaagaagTTTGTCAAGACAAAAACAAGTCCAACATTTAAG GCTATAAGTGACAAGTACAAGGCATTGAGGCGTAAACAAGTACCACACACATGCAGTCGCAAGGGAATGGTTCGATTAGCAGCTGATATG AAAAGAGATAGTGCCAACCCATCTTCAGTGTCAAGGGTTAAAGTTTGGATCAAATCTCGCACAAAAAAAGATGGTACACCTGTGAATACAGCAGTTGGTGAAACTATT GAGAAGTTAAGAGAAGTTGAAAGTAATTCACCCTCATCCTCAACAACTAATGTGAGAGAAGATGCTCTTTCCCAAGTATTAGGACAAGATAAACCTGGACGATTAAGTGGAATGGGAGGAGGAGTTACTATAAGCAAATTAGCCTTCTTACAGTCTAGGGACAAGCATGTGCTCCAGCTAGGAGAGCAACACACTGATATGCGAAGTAGAATCAAGCATTTGGAGAGCTTAGTCCATAAATTAATTGGACATCATGAG AGTGTGaacaaaaactccaagaaaaagtGCAACTTGTTAGATTTTAGTGGTTCGGGAAAAATAGTTGCAGAAGGACATTGGTCTTCAAGTGATCCAGGCGAGCTTGTTCATTTTGTTCCTTTAGGTCCTAATGCTACGAGAGTTTGGGTTGATATCCCAAGGGTCCCTACTGTATCTCTTTGGCGGCCAACATCTGAGCTACATTGTATTGAAGATGCTATTGGTACTACAATAGCTTGGCCATCTGACAAAGTTGTTATGCTTTGA